In the genome of Raphanus sativus cultivar WK10039 chromosome 9, ASM80110v3, whole genome shotgun sequence, the window ttactgcacatggtgcaggaaaacacctagtatacaACAACTGACAACgtcaaatatttattacaaaaccAATAAAGAGAGACAataaactatctctaagatcCTGAACATAATTTGGGATTCTAAATTCAGATTCTATATAACTACTAGATCTTAAGGAGAAGCCTTGAAAGTTAGCTAAGTGTGCCTGATTGCATCACAGGGAAGGACCAATCGCTGCTGTTCTTGGTCGAATCTCTATGCTCATCATCACCGGTCAAATGTATCTCATCGGTGGTGCCGAAATCGAATTCTTTATTGGATCCGGAGGAGGAATGTTGAGCTGCTTCTTGATCAGACGCTTCAGGGAACGTTGTTCTCAGCTTCTTATCAACGCATCTAATGAAATGATCCGCATCAAGATCGAACGAAACCGGTTTGTTCGGTCTCACAATCTTGTTCTGCTCTTTAGGAGTTGTAACAGACTTGGAGCAACGCAGTTTACCAGGGCTCAGCAGCTTTGGTGGATCAGAGACTTGAAACTGAGCGAGTCCGTCAGGAAACGGAGAAGTCGCACCAGAACCGGACATAACCGAGCTGGGGGAGATAAGCTGAGCGAGTGGACTACCGGGAGGAAGTTGGTAAAACTGAAACTCGTAGTTAGACACCGGAGACCTGACACCGTAGTTACTGCTGGAGTTAAAGAGCTGAGCGAAAGGGACTTCAGGCGAAGACGGTGTGGTGGTGGTTAAGTAGAAAGACTCGTCGAGAGGCGGCGTGACCGGAGCTGAAGACGGTTCGGTTGTGTAAGTAGAGAAAACCGGAGGAGAAACCAGCTGAGGTTCGTGAGCGTAAGGTCCGATGGCGAAGATCGAAGGACGTTCTtcgctgttgttgttgttgttgtggctGTTAGAAGGTAGAGGACTAAAGGAGAGGATCCCTACAGGTGACTGTGTAGCGGAAGGAGGTTCTGATTGGAAGAAGGAAGCTGGAGAGGAAGGTGGGGCTATGAAAGGAAGAGCCGTCATAACCGAACGATAACCGGAATTGGATGTGGAATCGGTAGGAACCGGTTCAGGAGCAAGAGCAGCTTTCCCGATTCGTTTTCTTCTCTGTGTTGAAGGTCTGAAACATATGAAACGATTCCACCATCTTCGCTTCTTCTgctattcaaattttttttttttgattgaagTCACATAAACAAATTAGAATCTATTGTGAATGAGTCAATAGAGAAACGTAGCTATGGAGTTCGCCTACAAACTTTGTTCGATCTAATGCTTTTGCGATAACGAAATCATTATACAGTTCTCTAGATGATCACTAAAACCTCGAGAAAATGAGCTAAATCCGATGAAATAGGGACTCACATGAATCGGGGAAGGTTGGTGATGAACACGATCATCAGAGGAAGCGAACGCAGTAGCGGCTGCGTTTATAGTCTCCAAAACGTTGTTTCCACTCGCGCCGCCTCTCATCTTCCTCTGATCTTATATAACTTTCCggagaaaacaaaacagagcatTCGAATTTCTCTCAAAGTATCAATACACAGAAAAAAAAGGACTATGAAAATCAATGTCTCCTGTGAGTAAAgttgaaaaacaatttataaataacgAAGACACGCAACCCGAAAGTTCTGGGAATATTGTTTCTCTCttgagaaaatatatagatacACAAACCAGCATACGTGTGTGTTATATGTATGTGTATGtgtgtcaaggtttgaggtcaaAACACGGCAAAGAACAAAAGGCGTGCCTACTATTCATTTTGTAAATTGATGTGATTTGAAGGGTAATTAGGTCTATTAAACTTGCGAAGAATTTGActtctttccttttttgtttttttttgttttttttcaaattaattttaagataaatttaaatttatcagtttttatttcattctgATTTAAAGATTTTCATTTTATCGTGAATATTTCACTACTTTTCTGGTCACTATTTCACTAATTATAGATTAGTACAAGAATAAAATGAGATTAGCAAATTGATGGTGCTGTTCGTTTGCTCATCTGGGTGATCCATCTAGGTGAAGATGCAAGTTGATGTTTGTTTTGTACATTAAAATGCTACATCCAGATGGATCACCCAACTGCATTTATGAAAATTCATCTCAAATTCTCACCCAAATGAGGGTGAGTCTTCACGGAACATCTGGATGAAGGTGAGTCTTcaccaaaaatttgataaatttttcgttaaaacaaaataaattcttgccaaaaccgaaaaatgcaattttccgtcaaaattagaaaacacaatttctcgtcaaaatcggaaaaacataatttcgccaaaaccagaaaacgtaatttcccgtcaaaatcgaaaaatgcaatatcccgccaaaatcggaaaaaggcaatttcccaccaaaaatCGGAAAACCCAATTTCTCGCCAAGACCAAAAAACACACTTTcacgccaaaaccgagaaaacgcaattttccgtcaaaaccgaaaaacacaatttcccgccaaaaccgacaAACAtaatttcccaccaaaatcgaaaaacgcaatttcccgtccaaaccggaaaaacacaatttctcgtcaaaaccggaaaacgtaattttcccgccaaaaccggaaaaacgtaattttccgccaaaaccggaaaaacgtaatttctcgtgaaaaccggaaaacgcattttcccgccaaaaccggaaaaacgtaattttccgccaaaaccggaaaaacgtaatttctcgccaaaactggaaaacacaatttcccaccaaaaccgagaaaacgcaatttcccgccaaaactgagAAGACACAATTTCTCgtgaaaaccggaaaaacgcaatttctggccaaaaccgggaaaacgcaatgtcccgccaaaaccggaaaatgtaatttctcgccaaaaccggaaaaacacactttcccaccaaaaccgagaaaacgcaatttctcgccaaaaaCGAAATTTTCCGGCAAAACCGAAAATGTAGTTTCCCGTCAAAAttggaaaaacacaatttttcgtcaaaaccggaaaaatgcaATATCCcgccaaaattttaaaaacaattctattttaattattttaataacaagtTCATCTCGATGTAGATGCAAGTtgaaaaaagcaaacaaacataGTTGCATTTAGATGATTCATCTGGATGGATAAACGAAATGCAGAGACGAACAACATCTAGATGAAGTATTTGGATAAGGCATCAAGATAGACCATCTGGATGCATTTTTGAGATGTACAAACGAACAGGGCCATATTCTTACGAACATAAAGATTgagatgtttttgttttattttttatttttcatgacGAGATAAGTGTCACAGAAACGCACGTGTGGGAGAATCGAATCTATCTCTTTTAGTTTTAGGTTTCTCGTGTGCACATTAGTGTGGGGCTAAActaagtaatttaaaattattaaataaattatatattttgaattagaAATGATGTCACAACTTCTGGCCCCTAAAAACATTATTATCTCACAAAGCCAATTTCAACTTGTTTTGCACGGTGGCTTGACTTCATGTTTTGGGTCTTGTTTACTTTTCTATCTCTCCATACCCAATAATTAAACGAATTTCCTATAAATGCTTTATGGAAACCATAATTCAATCTTTTGGCACATTATAATTTAATCGTTAAATAGCCCGCAGAAGCTGATAGCCACTTTGTAACTTGTTAGAAAATGGATTACTGT includes:
- the LOC108828582 gene encoding uncharacterized protein At1g76660 isoform X2; amino-acid sequence: MRGGASGNNVLETINAAATAFASSDDRVHHQPSPIHKKRRWWNRFICFRPSTQRRKRIGKAALAPEPVPTDSTSNSGYRSVMTALPFIAPPSSPASFFQSEPPSATQSPVGILSFSPLPSNSHNNNNNSEERPSIFAIGPYAHEPQLVSPPVFSTYTTEPSSAPVTPPLDESFYLTTTTPSSPEVPFAQLFNSSSNYGVRSPVSNYEFQFYQLPPGSPLAQLISPSSVMSGSGATSPFPDGLAQFQVSDPPKLLSPGKLRCSKSVTTPKEQNKIVRPNKPVSFDLDADHFIRCVDKKLRTTFPEASDQEAAQHSSSGSNKEFDFGTTDEIHLTGDDEHRDSTKNSSDWSFPVMQSGTLS
- the LOC108828582 gene encoding uncharacterized protein At1g76660 isoform X1, whose translation is MRGGASGNNVLETINAAATAFASSDDRVHHQPSPIHQKKRRWWNRFICFRPSTQRRKRIGKAALAPEPVPTDSTSNSGYRSVMTALPFIAPPSSPASFFQSEPPSATQSPVGILSFSPLPSNSHNNNNNSEERPSIFAIGPYAHEPQLVSPPVFSTYTTEPSSAPVTPPLDESFYLTTTTPSSPEVPFAQLFNSSSNYGVRSPVSNYEFQFYQLPPGSPLAQLISPSSVMSGSGATSPFPDGLAQFQVSDPPKLLSPGKLRCSKSVTTPKEQNKIVRPNKPVSFDLDADHFIRCVDKKLRTTFPEASDQEAAQHSSSGSNKEFDFGTTDEIHLTGDDEHRDSTKNSSDWSFPVMQSGTLS